In Carbonactinospora thermoautotrophica, the genomic stretch CGAGGACGCGGCGGCGCAGTTCGACTCCCAGCAGGGGTTCGGCTGGTTCGTTACGGTGGACTTCAAAGGGCCTGGCCAGGACGCCTGGGCCAAGGTGACCGGGCAGGCGGCTTGCGCGCCCCCCGGCGACCCGCGTCGCCGGGTGGCGATCGTCCTGGACAAGGAGATCATCTCCTCCCCGCAGGTGGACCCGTCGGTCGGCTGCGGCGTGGGCATCCAGGGCGGGTCGACGCAGATCAGCGGCGACTTCACGCAGGAGGAGGCGCGCGAGCTGGCGTTGCTGATCCGGGGCGGCGCGCTGCCGGTGCCGGTGGAGATCGTGGAGCAGCGCACGGTGGGGCCAAGCCTGGGCGCGGCCGCGATCGAGGCGAGCGCCAAGGCGGCGGTGATCGGCATCGTGCTCACCACCCTGTTCATCGTGGTCGTCTACCGGCTGCTGGGGCTGGCCGCCGCGGTGGCGCTGGCTTGTTACGGGCTGATCTCCTACGCGGCGCTGCTGGCCTTCGGGGCGACGCTGACCCTGCCGGGTCTGGCCGGCTTCGTGCTGGCGATCGGCATGGCGGTGGACGCCAACGTGCTGGTGTTCGAGCGGGCCCGGGAGGAGTACGCGGCCGCTGCGGGCAAGAGCCTGCGCCACGCGCTGACCGGAGGGTTCCGCAACGCGCTGAGCGCCATCGGGGACTCCAACATCACCACCCTGCTCGCGGCGGGGCTGCTGTTCTTCCTCGCCTCCGGACCGGTGCGCGGGTTCGGGGTGACGCTGTCGATCGGTGTGCTGGCGTCGATGCTGTCCGCGCTGGTGATCACCCGGGTGCTCGCCGAAGCCGTGGTCGCGCGGCGCTGGGTACGCGCCCGACCGCACCTGACCGGCATGGCGAACCTGGGGCGGGTGCGGACCTGGCTCACCCAGCACGCCCCGGACCTGATGCGGTACGGCCGCCGCTGGCTGGCGGTCTCGGCGGTGGCCGTGGTCCTGGCGGTCTCCGGCATCGCCCTGCGCGGGGTCAACCTGGGGGTGGAGTTCACCGGCGGGCGGCTCATCGAGTACTCGACGACGAGGGCGCTCGACGTCGAAGCGGCACGCCAGGCGGTCGCCGAGGCGGGGTTCCCGCGGGCGGTCGTGCAGTCGTCCGGGGACGGTGACATCAGCGTGCGGGCCGGCAGCCTGTCCAACGAGGAGGCGAACCGGATCCAGGAGGCGATCGCCGAGGCCGGAGGTGGTGCGCAGAAGGTACGCGACGAGCTGATCGGCCCGAGCCTGGGCGAGGAGCTACGCAACAAGGCGCTGATCGCGCTCGGGATCGCGCTGGCCGTGCAGTTGATCTACCTGGCGGTGCGGTTCCGGTGGACGTTCGGGGCGGCGGCCGTCGTCGCCATGGCGCACGACGTGCTCATCCTGACCGGCGTCTTCGCCTGGCTGGGCAAGCCGGTCGACGGGGTGTTCCTCGCCGCGCTGCTGACCGTGATCGGGTACTCGGTCAACGACTCCGTCGTGGTCTTCGACCGGATCCGGGAACTGTGGGCGGCCCGGCGCCGGACGCCGTTCCGGCAGGTGGCCAACACGGCGATCCTGCAGACCGTGCCCCGCACGGTGAACACCGGTATCGGCGCGGTGTTCATCCTCGCCGCACTCGCCGTCCTCGGCGGGGAGTCGCTGACCGACTTCGCGCTCGCCCTGCTGATCGGCATCACGGTGGGCACGTACTCGTCGATGTTCCTCGCCGCGCCGCTGGCGATCGAGCTGGAGCGGTACAACTCCGCGCCCCCGCCCATGCCGTCCAGGAAGAAGAGCCAGGCCGCCCTGGCCGGAGCGCGCGCGTCGCGCGCCTCCGGGGCACAGGTGTGAGCGGCGGCCTGACGTAGCCCGGCTTCCCCAGCAGTGGGCCCGGTGCGGGCAGCCTCCCGCACCGGGCTCGGCCGCCCGGCGGGCGGTCACCTTCGTGGTCCGGTCGGCACCGGCGCGCGGTAGGGCCACGGTCGCCCGCGGGTGATCCCGGGTGCGAGCCCGCACGGTCCGACACCGCACCCCGCCTGTTGTCGTTCCGGCTGCGCCGACCTGGGGTCTTTCCCTTCCACCCGACCGCCTGCCTCACAGTCCGAAGTCCCTTGCCGGCACGTTAGGGAATCAATTGCGCAGACATTGGCCGCCGTAGATCATAGGAAGCTTATCTTTAGTCAGGGGGTGCCAGAAGTTGTCAGGGGGGTGCTGGAGGTGTTGATCCTTTCCGGTTTCCGGCCATTTCCGTACATGCGGGTTCCGTCTGTCCACGGCCACCAGAACCAGCCGTGGCCCGCTGCGGCCCTTCGGCGGGAAGGCGGGTGTCGCAGATGAAGGAGCGGCTGAACCCGCGTGAGGTGCTCGGAGCGTTCGAGGCGGAGCGACGCCCTCGGTTGCAAACCGTCTCGCTGCTGGCCGAGGATCCGGTGGACGTCGACGAAGCCAAGAGGATCCTCCTCTGCCTAGGCGACCGCTACCTGTGGACGCCCACCCGCGAGCGGCGGCGGCTCTTGGTGCGCCACTACCCTGCCTGCCTTGCCTTCGGCCTGGTCGGGCTGGCAGCTCACCAGTACGACGGCGGTTTCTGGCCGAAGGTCTGGCAATGCACCCGGGTTACCGGGAAGCCGGAGAACTACCGGATCTGGGGAGAGGCTTTCCTGGAGGTCCTGGAGGAAAACGGACTGGACACCTTCCCCCACCTGCCCCGCCGTTACGTCAACGCGGTCCTCGCTCACGCCGGCGTCCCCGTCCACTTCCTCGGGGACTTCCTCAGGCTGGTGCTCAAGCACCTCGGTGAGGAACCCGGCGTCGATGGCCGGTTTCTGGTCGAACGGGTGGGCGAGCGGATCCGGCGGGGACACAGCCTCTACGTCGCCAAGCCGGTCGAGTACTTCCTGCGGGAGGGTGGAGAGTACGCCGTCGACTTCACCGACCGGTGCCTCGACCTGGTCCGCCACCTGCACGCGGAGGAAGACGTCCCCGAGGGGATCGGACTGCCGCAGGTGATCGTGGAGGAGCTCGGCCGACTTCTCCGCGAGGACCTCGCCGACTTGCGGCACGTCGGCCACCGGGGCGCTGCGCAGGTGAATCCACCCCGGATCGCCCTGGACCCGTACGTCCAAGGGGTGCACGTCGTGCTCCCCCCGGTGCCCGGCGCCCGGGACGGTCAGGCCCTCTGGACGGTCACGGTCGCCGGGGAGCCCCGACACGTCCGCTCGGTCGCCCCGTGGGTGGGCCCGCAGGCCGTTGCGCCGGCGACCGTGTTCCCGATCCGCTCGCCAGCCGCCACGGTCGAGGTGCGGCTCGCCGGGGTGTTCGAGCGGTCGCTCTCCCTGGTCGACCCGGACGACCCACTGCTGGTCTTCGCCGAGGACGGCCGGCTCGTTCCGCCGGGCGCCGGGCTCTCCCGGGACTCGTACTGGCTGCTGGTCCCGGAGACGCGCTGGCACGCCCTCGAGGTCAAGGGCGAGCTGGCGGAGCAGGAGGAGGTTTCCGCTCCTTATGGCTGGGAGGGGTGGTCCCTGCGGCGGGTCTCACTGGAGCGGGTCACCTGGCTTGGTCTGCCTAAGGGTGTCAGGCGGGCGGTCAAGGAACTGCACCGCCCCAGGCTGGAGCTGTCCTCCCCCGTCGCGGGCGTCACCACCGACCGGGAGGAACCGGTCCACGCCGTGCCGCCCGCCGTCGTCTTCCCGGCCGAGTCCGGTGCTGCGGTCACCTGGTCGGTCACCGTCCGCCGGACGGATACCGGCAGGGTTCTCGCGGACCGCACCCTCCAGGTGCGCGAGGAAACCCGGTTCGACCCTTGGGAGGGCCTGCCTCGTCCCCTGCTCGGCCGGTACGAGATCCGGGTCCGCGGACCCCTCGGCCGCGGGTTCACCCGGACGGTCGTGCTGGTCTCTGGATTGCAGCTCCACGCCCAGCCCGATTTCCGCCGGCTCACCACGGCTGGGCTCGTGCCGGTCACCGTGCGCCTGACCGGTGATCTCGGGGTCTCACCGGGTAGTGGAGAGCTTCGGTTGGCGCAGGAGGAACGGTCGGCCGTAACGGTGGTCGAGGGAGGCAGGGAAGTCCTCGAACTCGTCATCACCCCGCCGCACGCCGCCGTGGAGCATCTGCCCGCCGACACCCCGCCCCTCGGTTGGCAGACCTCGCCGGTACGGATCGAGACCGAGTCCTTCGACCGGCCCGGCCACCTGTTGGTCCGCGTCCCGCCCGGAGTGCGCGGGGGAGTCATGGTCTTCCGCGCCGGCTCCCGGGAACTGGACCGCGCCCACGTGGCGGAGCCCGGTCCATCCGGAGTGGTGCGCGTGCCGCTGGACCGGTTCGCCGACGTGGTCCGCAGGACCAGACACGGGGAGTTCGAGCTTGATCTCGCTGGGGTCCGCATGCCGGTGGCGGTGGTCCGGCCGCGCCGGCTGGCCACGGCAGTGCGGCGACAGGGCGACCTGCTCGTACTCGTCGACGGCGTGGACGCACCCGGTCTGACCGTCCTCGCCTACCAGGTGTGGGCCCCGTGGCGCCCCCCGGTCGCCCTTCCGGTACGGGAGGGAATCACCCCACCTCTCCCCAAGGATGCGGTCGGGCCGCTGCGGTGCCTGCTCCGCGTCGACGACCCCTGGGTGCCGCAGCCGGTGCCGGTCTGGCCGGATGACGAGGCGCACGGGGAGAACGTGTTCGACGTCGAGGAAGTGCTCCCACCGGGTCTCCTCGATCCCGTTGGGGGTGCGGAGGCCGAAGCGATCGCCTACCTCGCCGGTCATGGCGAACTCCACCCTTCTCCGGAACTGGCCCCTTACGCGCTCGCCCTGCACGTCCACGCTGACCGGATCGCCGCTGGTGTCGACCGTGCGGTCCGCGCGGATGCCGGCGCCGTGCTCGCCGCGGCCCCGGAGGCGGCCCTCGCCGCGGTGGCCGATTCCTCATTCTCCGGATCCGAACTCGTACACACCCTCGTCGGCTCAGGGCTCGTCCTCACCCGCCCGCGGGTCGCCGTCGACCTCGCCGTCCGGCTGTGGGACCGCTCGCCGCTGGCTGCCGCACTCGCCTCCTCCGCCCTGATCGGCGATCCGACGGGTCGGGATGAGGCGCGTGGCGAACTCCTGCCGGCAGCGACACGCCGCTGTGGCCCGCTACTGGAGAAACTCATCGACGGAGCGGACGACCCGTACCGCTGTGTCGGCCGGTTCGGCCCGGAGGTTGAGAAGTTCACCCGGAGGACTGCGGCGGAGCTGGCCGCCATGCGGCGGGCGATGCGCTTGCTCCCCGATGCCGGCCTGCTCGACGCCGACAGCCGTACCGCCGCCGCCATCCAGCTCTTCGAGGCCCGAAACAGTCGTGTGGCCTACCGTGTCGCCGACCAGGCCGGTCGGCTGTTGCGGGCAGCCGGTCGCGCCCTGCGCGCCACCCCTTACGCCCGGCTCTGGGCCGCGGTCGAGGCCCGCGTCCACTGGGACCGCGACTGGTACGCCCTGCCCGCCCTCTCGCTCGCGTTGGCACTGGCCGCCAGGGTCGGGGCACGCGGCTGTGCCGAGTGCGCCGAGCTGGTGCGGGGCAATCTACGCGCCTACGCCGATCTGGCCGTCGCCGGACCCGATCTGGTCCAGCTCGACGTCGTCCTTGCCGAAGCACTCATCCTCGGGAACACCAAGTGACCAAGACCTTCGATCCGCTCGCCGCCAGCCGATCGATCGATGAGACCTATCGGCGTTACCTGCGCTCGCTGCTGCCCGTTCGCGACCCGCGGCTCGCCGCCGAGCTCGACGCGGTCATCGGAGCCGAGGCACAGCTGCTCAAAGGGCCGCTGCTGGAATCATCGCCGCCCTACGCCACCGGCGCGACCCTGCGTGACCTGATCGCCGAGGGCGTGTTGGACCCCGCGCTCGCCCTGCTGGAGAGCCCCGCCCTCCCACTGGACCGGCCGCTCTACCGCCACCAAGAACTGGCGGTCCGCAAGGCGGCAGCCGGGCGCAACCTCGTGGTCGCCACCGGCACCGGATCGGGGAAGACCGAGAGTTTCCTCCTCCCGATCCTCGCTGAGCTGTCCGCGCAGCACGCCCGGGGCGAGCTGGGACCGGGTGTGCGGGCGCTGCTGCTCTACCCGATGAACGCCCTCGCCAACGACCAGGTCAAACGGTTGCGCCAGCTCCTGGCCGGCGCTCCGCACATCACCTTCGGCCGTTACACCGGAGAGACGCCGGAGCAGGCCGAGAAGGCCCTGGAGGAGTTCGCCGCCCTCAACCCCGGTCAGCCCCGCCTTTCCAACGAGTTGCTCAGCCGGGAGGAGATGCGACGCACCCCCCCGCACATCCTCCTCACCAACTACGCGATGCTCGAGTACCTGCTCCTCCGCCCGGAGGACATGGATCTCTTCGAGGGTGAGCACGGAGGCCACTGGCGGTTCGTCGTAGTCGACGAGGCCCACGTCTACGACGGTGCCAAGGGGGCCGAGCTCGCCATGCTCCTACGTCGGCTCCACGACCGGGTGGGCCGGGACGGCCGGCTGCAGGCGATCGCCACCAGCGCCACCGTCGGCGCGGAGACCGGCCCGGCCGCCGTCGCGAGGTTCGCCACCGACCTGCTCGGCCTGGAATTCGCGTACGACCCCGATGACCCCGACCGCCAGGACGTGGTCACCGCATTCCGGCGGGAACGCACCGCCGTCCCAGTCTGGGGGCCACTCCCCGCAGAGGCTTACGCCGAGGTGCTCGCCGCCGAGGATCCGGCAGCCGTCCTGGGCGAGCACGCCGCCAGGGCCGGCGGCCCGCCGTCCGGCGCAGACCCGGCTACCCTCCTCGCTGGTGAGGCGCGGCTGAATGCCCTGCGCGAGCGGCTCGGAGACGGTCCTGTCCCGATCGAGCAGGTAGCCGAGGAGCTCTTCCCGGGCGACCCCCAGGCGCTGTGGCACACCACAGCTCTGGTCGCCCTGGGCAACCGGGTCACCGACCCGGCCGGCACGCCGGTCCTGTCGACCCGGTACCACCTGTTCGCTCGGGCCACCGAGGGCGCCTTCGCCTGCTTCACCAGCGCCGGCCCGCACGTCGGCCTGGCCCGCCGGGACCGCTGCCCCACCTGTCAGGCGGTCGCCTTCGAGTTCGGCGCATGCAACCGCTGCGGCGGCGTCCACCTGGTCGGCACCGTGGAGCGGCAGGGCAACGTCGCCTACTTCCGAGCCCGGAAGGGCAACACCGAGACACCGGCCTGGCTCGCCCTCACCGACCGGGTCGCCCCGGCTGATGAAGACGACGCCACCCTGGTGGAGACGGCCGAGGTGCAGGCCGAGGAGGCCGTGCTGTGTGCCTGGTGCGGGGCGCTGCACGAACGGGCACCGCTCGCCTGCGACCGGCTCGGTTGCCGATCCACCGAGTTCCTGCTGGTGCGCAGGCTGTCCACGCGGGGCCACAACGTGACCAACTGCGTGATGTGCGGTGCGCGAGGTCCGCAGGTCGTCCGGATGTTCGAGAGCGGCAACGAGGCCGCTGCCGCGGTGCTCACCACCGCCCTCTACCAGCAACTTCCGCCTGATCCGCGCTCCCGCGACCTGCCCGGTGAGGGCCGCAAGCTGCTGCTCTTCAGCGACAGTCGGCAGGCGGCCGCCTACTTCGCCCCCTACCTGGAACGCACCTACCAGCGGCTCCAGCGCCGTCGGTTCATCCTGGCCGCGTTGGAGCGCGCCTACGAGGGCGACGAGGCGATCGACGGTGAGGAACTCG encodes the following:
- a CDS encoding protein translocase subunit SecDF — its product is MVAAVALTWTKQPRLGLDLRGGTQIVLETKDSPTTAADAAATDRALEVLRRRVDALGVAEPTLVRSGSNRIIVELPGVQDPRQAADVLGRTAQLTFHPVLGVAAEAPPSPSPSPSPRNPKQEQVLPDESGQPLRLGPAVLTGEGVEDAAAQFDSQQGFGWFVTVDFKGPGQDAWAKVTGQAACAPPGDPRRRVAIVLDKEIISSPQVDPSVGCGVGIQGGSTQISGDFTQEEARELALLIRGGALPVPVEIVEQRTVGPSLGAAAIEASAKAAVIGIVLTTLFIVVVYRLLGLAAAVALACYGLISYAALLAFGATLTLPGLAGFVLAIGMAVDANVLVFERAREEYAAAAGKSLRHALTGGFRNALSAIGDSNITTLLAAGLLFFLASGPVRGFGVTLSIGVLASMLSALVITRVLAEAVVARRWVRARPHLTGMANLGRVRTWLTQHAPDLMRYGRRWLAVSAVAVVLAVSGIALRGVNLGVEFTGGRLIEYSTTRALDVEAARQAVAEAGFPRAVVQSSGDGDISVRAGSLSNEEANRIQEAIAEAGGGAQKVRDELIGPSLGEELRNKALIALGIALAVQLIYLAVRFRWTFGAAAVVAMAHDVLILTGVFAWLGKPVDGVFLAALLTVIGYSVNDSVVVFDRIRELWAARRRTPFRQVANTAILQTVPRTVNTGIGAVFILAALAVLGGESLTDFALALLIGITVGTYSSMFLAAPLAIELERYNSAPPPMPSRKKSQAALAGARASRASGAQV